The following coding sequences lie in one Aricia agestis chromosome 18, ilAriAges1.1, whole genome shotgun sequence genomic window:
- the LOC121736093 gene encoding uncharacterized protein LOC121736093, with protein MRDEEGRLKPVVLISSDGGPDENPRYPKVISHAIHNFVKHDLDAIFIFTNAPGRSAFNRVERRMAPLSRELSGLILPHDSYGTHLDEQGRTKDHDLEKKNFQKAGEVLAEVWSNMVIDGHGVVAEYVEPDDSAESFIPDLPSQQWYSEHVRESQYLLQVVKCDDRACCGHMRSSIRSILSERFLIPPYPILQSSRGLYIPKPQEHDGKTFAPFLLRRSLEITPTYEGFGKLIYDLYCPSLQKDRQILLERTCQRCALYFCTKKKAKEHVNFCHKQYNTPEMHSVRPSRILTRRSNGRSREILCVVRENDDAEWLDETDVDLQDAYPVIGVEESLANPWSENIVH; from the exons ATGCGGGATGAAGAAGGACGCCTGAAACCAGTTGTTTTGATTTCGTCTGATGGAGGACCCGACGAAAACCCGAGATATCCAAAGGTTATTTCCCATGCCATACACAACTTTGTTAAGCATGATCTAGATGCAATATTTATCTTTACGAATGCACCTGGCAGAAGCGCGTTCAATCGCGTCGAGAGAAGAATGGCGCCTTTAAGCCGGGAATTATCTGGACTCATACTTCCGCATGATTCTTATGGAACCCATTTGGATGAACAAGGGAGAACCAAAGACCATGACCTTGAAAAAAAGAACTTTCAGAAGGCTGGTGAAGTTCTCGCAGAAGTATGGAGTAATATGGTTATTGACGGTCATGGCGTCGTAGCAGAGTATGTAGAGCCAGATGACAGTGCTGAAAGTTTTATTCCGGATCTGCCCTCCCAGCAGTGGTATAGCGAACATGTACGAGAGAGTCAATATTTGCTAcag GTGGTGAAGTGTGACGATCGCGCTTGCTGTGGACATATGCGGAGTTCTATACGATCCATTCTGTCGGAACGCTTCCTTATTCCTCCTTACCCGATTTTGCAGTCATCCAGAGGCCTATATATTCCAAAGCCTCAAGAGCATGATGGCAAGACGTTTGCTCCATTTCTTCTGCGTCGGTCTCTTGAAATTACTCCAACGTATGAAGGCTTCGGAAAATTGATTTATGACCTGTATTGTCCTAGCCTGCAGAAGGATCGGCAGATACTTTTAGAAAGGACATGCCAGCGGTGTGCATTGTACTTCTGTACAAAGAAAAAAGCTAAGGAACATGTGAATTTTTGTCACAAGCAATATAATACTCCAGAGATGCACAGTGTTCGTCCTTCCCGCATCCTCACGCGACGATCGAACGGTAGATCGAGAGAGATTCTCTGCGTAGTGCGCGAAAATGATGACGCCGAGTGGCTTGATGAAACCGATGTTGACTTGCAAGATGCTTATCCAGTTATTGGTGTTGAAGAAAGTCTTGCTAATCCGTGGTCCGAAAATATTGTACATTAA